One Aureibacillus halotolerans genomic region harbors:
- a CDS encoding Flp1 family type IVb pilin yields MKNAWTAVKNFWNDEEGLGTLEILLIIAVLIAVAVMFRTQLEQWVRSIIDANTGQIDSIIEGGGGGGE; encoded by the coding sequence ATGAAAAATGCATGGACAGCTGTAAAAAACTTTTGGAATGATGAAGAAGGCTTAGGAACATTGGAAATTTTATTAATCATTGCAGTGTTAATTGCGGTGGCAGTGATGTTCCGAACTCAACTGGAACAATGGGTTAGGTCAATCATCGATGCTAACACAGGTCAAATTGATAGCATAATAGAAGGTGGAGGCGGAGGAGGCGAATAA
- a CDS encoding TadE/TadG family type IV pilus assembly protein, with the protein MNMSRKRKLSIWRNNEGSFTLEASLVFPIIFLSILCMLIMSLYIYERVVLYQRASVAAERVAYIWDNSNKDAKTGEFEIGEYDNLYWRLTSDQVLELLFDALGDGGNTEIAIGSTGAEGELIQTKLGKHATTVFPDGATGTISYSNHLYEKKVTVTLEKTLRMPEVMGDLLGGNIQAEASASIADPVEFMRTADLMASYAQRLASYISSGNSVISLDRAKSIINKNKK; encoded by the coding sequence ATGAACATGTCGCGAAAACGAAAATTATCCATTTGGCGAAACAATGAGGGGAGCTTCACGCTCGAGGCTTCTCTCGTATTTCCAATCATTTTCTTATCCATCCTCTGTATGTTAATCATGTCTCTTTATATTTATGAACGCGTCGTCCTTTACCAACGCGCATCTGTTGCTGCAGAGCGAGTCGCCTATATTTGGGACAACAGCAACAAAGATGCCAAAACAGGAGAGTTCGAAATTGGAGAATATGATAACTTGTACTGGCGATTGACGAGCGATCAAGTGTTAGAGTTACTGTTTGATGCCCTTGGAGATGGAGGAAACACGGAGATTGCGATTGGAAGTACAGGTGCAGAAGGAGAATTAATTCAAACGAAACTTGGTAAACATGCAACAACTGTTTTTCCAGACGGTGCGACAGGCACAATTTCATACAGCAATCACTTGTACGAAAAAAAAGTCACAGTCACCTTGGAAAAGACATTGCGTATGCCTGAGGTGATGGGAGACTTACTTGGAGGGAATATCCAAGCCGAAGCAAGTGCTTCCATTGCTGATCCGGTTGAATTTATGCGAACGGCAGATTTGATGGCAAGCTATGCTCAAAGACTCGCTTCTTATATAAGTAGTGGAAACTCCGTGATTAGTTTAGATCGTGCAAAATCAATTATAAACAAAAATAAGAAATAG
- a CDS encoding TadE/TadG family type IV pilus assembly protein, translating into MRRFLKNKEGSISLEASIVMPLFLMFLLFLVGILKIAAAEAALQHAVSEGTKQVATHIYPVQQLAGAASGAISGELGSFEDYYNLSTNEFDVQGMMSDMAQKALSDYIDGFDLRGFIEGAVEGPAQSLVKHYLDEGVMPEEGIKDIKVELPGMNGGADSYLSIEVTYELPLPLPFIDETILLKKKGFERVWTGA; encoded by the coding sequence ATGAGACGTTTTTTAAAAAATAAAGAAGGAAGCATCTCCCTTGAGGCATCCATCGTCATGCCATTGTTCCTCATGTTCCTGCTTTTCCTTGTAGGCATTCTTAAGATTGCAGCTGCTGAAGCTGCATTACAACATGCCGTCTCTGAAGGCACAAAACAGGTAGCCACACATATTTACCCTGTGCAACAGCTTGCTGGGGCTGCATCAGGAGCAATAAGTGGAGAATTAGGCAGCTTTGAAGACTATTATAACCTATCCACTAACGAATTTGATGTACAAGGCATGATGAGTGACATGGCGCAAAAAGCTCTGAGTGATTATATAGATGGATTTGATCTGAGAGGCTTTATAGAAGGAGCCGTAGAAGGCCCAGCTCAATCGCTCGTTAAGCATTACCTTGATGAAGGTGTTATGCCTGAAGAAGGCATTAAAGACATTAAGGTAGAACTGCCTGGGATGAACGGAGGGGCAGATTCCTATTTATCGATCGAAGTCACTTATGAGCTTCCTTTGCCACTACCGTTTATCGATGAAACGATCTTATTGAAAAAGAAAGGCTTTGAACGTGTCTGGACAGGTGCTTAA
- a CDS encoding A24 family peptidase codes for MALYEYFTIVVLLIAFVTDLRTSKIPNWLIVISLILGLLYHGLNGMDGVLFAGAGFLAGILPTMFLYVFKALGAGDVKLFAALGAIGGASFVLTLLIYAVIFSGIIGLIVVGLRFMKIKRFTTWGQKIPGVHHTESQSGKKQLRFPFMYAVLPAAVITFTLGTIAL; via the coding sequence TTGGCTCTCTATGAATATTTTACGATTGTTGTGCTCTTGATCGCTTTTGTTACCGACCTTCGTACATCGAAAATACCAAATTGGCTTATAGTCATAAGCTTGATTTTAGGACTGTTGTACCATGGTCTAAACGGAATGGATGGGGTATTGTTTGCAGGTGCAGGCTTTTTAGCTGGAATTTTGCCAACGATGTTTCTCTATGTGTTTAAGGCGTTGGGTGCAGGAGATGTAAAATTGTTTGCTGCTTTAGGTGCAATTGGTGGAGCCAGCTTTGTGTTGACTCTGTTGATTTACGCTGTCATTTTCTCTGGAATCATTGGTCTCATTGTTGTTGGTTTACGTTTTATGAAAATTAAACGGTTTACAACTTGGGGACAGAAGATTCCCGGCGTCCATCATACAGAGTCTCAATCAGGAAAAAAACAACTGCGCTTCCCCTTTATGTACGCTGTACTACCAGCTGCAGTTATTACATTCACATTAGGCACAATTGCCCTTTGA
- a CDS encoding DUF6382 domain-containing protein, translated as MKAKVEGYHYDFIEQNGHYLELTKDETAIHSDELAQVELNMLRSNRIPYVAVMDAEEMDFNVRLMYNVTSMQPLHTYIKDRPIQMKDLYQFLLLIVKTLDESKDYMLREQKYILDENFIFIGKELFDIHLIYVPVKERPQTIGLNEKLKALATALVGSVDEMHGSGYQKILQIVNAPSLSVQELRKTLQSLVEQSSKGYKQVPNEEYAYDEVEGQEHTDEAHVPIEQKQVKAPPPIAKLPNKPAGTSANKTTTSKKTSQKAQTPVSEQVEKAEPLPKLTQREITVMGVIAFFLLALSWKMYFDNSSEGQLYISFGITVMILAATLIYVKVWRFGRPISELLKPGGNSKPIKTQTGSTESKKKGPTPAPKQTPAPKQSVQPNAPTAMSSVGNAQPAAAAPQAALDVPAPASSASAAAVDKEQQHYQQLNHQTTLLQNKPDQTTLLGQDNRQDAPVTEQAPAYLIKDQNGNKDKIHIHSSNFIVGRSEDSADYVEQADGISRAHFEIIRVDDEFGVKDLGSLNGTTLNGEKMVPYKVYSLSNKDVIGFAKVQYTFEQDASA; from the coding sequence ATGAAAGCGAAAGTGGAAGGTTATCACTATGATTTTATTGAACAAAACGGGCACTACCTTGAACTGACAAAGGATGAAACAGCGATCCATAGCGACGAGCTTGCACAGGTCGAATTGAATATGCTGCGATCAAATCGAATCCCATATGTTGCTGTGATGGATGCGGAGGAAATGGATTTTAACGTACGCCTTATGTACAATGTGACCTCAATGCAGCCTCTACATACGTACATTAAAGATCGTCCTATTCAGATGAAGGACTTGTATCAATTCTTGCTCTTAATCGTAAAAACCCTTGATGAAAGCAAGGATTATATGCTTCGAGAGCAAAAATACATTTTGGATGAAAACTTTATTTTTATTGGGAAAGAGCTTTTTGATATTCATTTGATTTACGTGCCTGTAAAGGAAAGACCCCAAACGATTGGATTGAATGAAAAGCTCAAAGCTCTTGCGACCGCACTTGTCGGTTCAGTTGATGAGATGCACGGAAGTGGCTATCAAAAAATATTGCAGATTGTGAATGCCCCGTCTTTAAGTGTGCAGGAGTTAAGGAAGACACTGCAATCACTGGTAGAACAATCCTCCAAAGGATATAAGCAAGTACCCAACGAGGAGTACGCTTATGATGAGGTCGAAGGGCAAGAACATACGGACGAGGCACATGTCCCAATTGAACAAAAGCAAGTAAAAGCACCACCGCCCATTGCAAAGTTGCCTAATAAACCAGCAGGTACGTCAGCAAATAAAACGACAACGTCTAAAAAAACGTCTCAAAAAGCGCAAACCCCAGTTTCTGAGCAGGTGGAAAAAGCAGAACCTTTGCCTAAACTAACACAGCGTGAAATCACTGTAATGGGCGTTATTGCTTTCTTCTTACTTGCACTCTCTTGGAAAATGTATTTTGACAATAGCTCTGAAGGCCAACTTTATATTAGTTTTGGCATCACTGTCATGATTTTGGCGGCAACTCTCATCTATGTAAAGGTGTGGCGTTTTGGTCGTCCAATCTCAGAGCTTTTAAAGCCTGGTGGTAATAGCAAGCCTATAAAGACACAAACAGGTAGTACAGAATCAAAAAAGAAGGGACCAACACCCGCTCCTAAACAGACGCCTGCGCCAAAGCAATCTGTTCAACCTAACGCGCCTACGGCAATGAGTTCTGTCGGAAATGCTCAACCAGCGGCAGCTGCTCCCCAAGCTGCTTTAGATGTACCTGCGCCAGCCTCTAGTGCATCTGCCGCAGCGGTAGACAAAGAACAGCAGCACTATCAGCAGTTAAATCACCAAACGACTTTACTGCAAAATAAACCTGACCAAACAACACTACTTGGCCAGGACAATCGTCAAGATGCGCCTGTCACTGAACAGGCACCTGCTTATTTAATCAAGGATCAAAATGGAAACAAAGACAAAATTCACATACACTCATCGAATTTTATCGTAGGTCGTAGTGAAGATTCCGCCGATTATGTGGAGCAGGCTGATGGAATATCTCGTGCCCATTTTGAAATCATTCGAGTCGACGATGAATTTGGCGTTAAAGACTTAGGTTCTTTAAATGGTACTACTCTAAATGGAGAGAAGATGGTCCCGTATAAAGTGTACAGTCTATCCAACAAGGATGTCATTGGTTTCGCCAAGGTGCAATATACATTTGAACAGGATGCTTCCGCATGA
- a CDS encoding PP2C family protein-serine/threonine phosphatase, with product MKNKQWDIGVTSVEGPHKDINEDSGFAKVFANKGGDPYTVAVVADGMGGYRAGDEASELVVNAVHQWAVEEAPTLLGMSHPYSHISRSLDQKMQKLNDTLLDWSAGGKKAGSTVSILFLHRDHYVIRHIGDSRIYSLSDDVQETREQEFTGDTTMPLQANAPQVMLVTEDHSWVAKQMKEGRLSKEEARVHPKRNVLLACLGIEYGCQTYHRDGKIEKGQLFLLCSDGFYTQFPEREIEELMRFSRVYEDVQEASRRLAVQAEQRDTKDNVTVVIVRPAKKTQESSFWKALFTKTKE from the coding sequence ATGAAGAACAAGCAATGGGATATCGGTGTCACCTCTGTAGAGGGACCTCACAAAGACATTAATGAGGACAGCGGGTTCGCCAAGGTTTTCGCGAACAAAGGTGGTGATCCATATACAGTTGCCGTTGTCGCGGATGGTATGGGGGGCTATCGTGCAGGCGACGAGGCAAGTGAGCTCGTTGTAAATGCAGTCCATCAATGGGCAGTAGAGGAAGCGCCAACGTTGCTGGGAATGAGCCATCCGTACAGTCATATCAGTCGCAGTTTAGACCAAAAGATGCAAAAACTTAATGACACCCTGCTGGACTGGAGTGCGGGTGGCAAGAAAGCGGGAAGCACCGTCTCGATCTTGTTTTTGCATAGAGACCATTATGTTATCAGGCATATTGGGGATAGTCGCATTTATAGCTTGTCCGATGATGTCCAAGAGACACGGGAGCAGGAGTTTACAGGCGACACAACGATGCCGTTACAGGCAAATGCTCCACAAGTAATGCTTGTGACGGAGGATCACTCGTGGGTGGCAAAGCAAATGAAGGAAGGTCGTCTCTCTAAAGAGGAAGCACGGGTTCACCCAAAACGGAATGTTCTTCTCGCATGTCTTGGGATCGAATATGGCTGCCAAACATATCATCGCGATGGAAAGATCGAAAAGGGTCAACTGTTTCTCCTGTGCAGTGACGGATTTTACACGCAGTTTCCTGAAAGGGAAATTGAGGAGCTTATGCGTTTTAGTCGTGTGTATGAAGATGTGCAGGAAGCGAGCCGACGTTTGGCTGTTCAGGCCGAACAACGAGACACGAAGGACAACGTGACGGTAGTGATCGTCAGACCAGCAAAAAAAACACAAGAAAGTTCATTTTGGAAAGCATTGTTCACAAAAACAAAGGAGTGA
- a CDS encoding DUF4352 domain-containing protein produces the protein MTIAKQINWKTIMAGTALSAMLVLSACSGGGEESPEEEPTTEPGTTEDASTEVDESDEAATGDTETPDSDTAEADESSDELSWGEGETELELGETGEIHSTLGTFDATISDVSYVDTLDGENVGEGGVYVLAEISITNTSDDALDSGEVSRAEIKNVDSDVSLQNVTYFEEVNNFEGEIAPGETVEGEIVSIQDTSSEFKIILGNRATSNLLVWTVDGPEAN, from the coding sequence ATGACAATCGCAAAACAAATCAACTGGAAAACAATCATGGCAGGGACAGCTTTATCAGCGATGCTTGTCCTATCAGCATGTAGTGGTGGAGGGGAAGAATCTCCAGAAGAAGAGCCTACTACCGAACCAGGGACAACGGAAGATGCATCTACCGAGGTGGATGAAAGCGATGAAGCAGCAACAGGTGATACTGAGACGCCAGATTCAGACACCGCAGAGGCTGATGAAAGTTCAGATGAACTTTCATGGGGAGAAGGAGAAACAGAGCTTGAGCTTGGGGAGACTGGTGAGATTCATTCAACTTTGGGGACATTTGACGCTACGATAAGTGATGTTTCTTATGTTGATACATTAGATGGTGAGAACGTAGGAGAAGGCGGTGTATATGTACTGGCTGAAATATCTATTACAAATACGTCGGATGATGCACTAGACTCTGGAGAAGTATCAAGAGCAGAGATTAAGAATGTAGATAGCGACGTTTCTTTACAGAATGTCACCTATTTTGAAGAAGTCAATAATTTCGAAGGAGAAATAGCGCCTGGGGAAACAGTAGAAGGCGAGATCGTTTCTATACAAGACACAAGTAGTGAATTTAAAATTATCTTAGGAAATAGAGCTACTTCAAATTTACTCGTATGGACAGTAGATGGTCCAGAAGCTAATTAA
- a CDS encoding DUF4352 domain-containing protein codes for MTIVKRINWKTIITGVALTAILVLSACSDESNNTPTDNTTLSEDTTTDANEGTDDPTTDDASGEEADTEDTDDSSKGGAGDISKGEGTSELEIGDTGEVQSTLGTFNVTVTEVTFPETLDDMEPEFSDGLYVVVSATVDNTSGQPINAEDIAFTWLNNLDSETSTENYGTFEEVQNFEGEIAPSETMEGEFAFEAGYTSNYQFQIGNESYSNVLLWNVEAPEQAQ; via the coding sequence ATGACAATCGTAAAAAGAATTAATTGGAAAACAATTATAACAGGTGTGGCATTAACCGCTATCTTGGTGTTATCGGCATGTAGCGATGAGAGCAACAATACACCAACTGATAATACAACCCTGTCAGAGGATACGACGACTGATGCAAATGAAGGTACAGATGATCCAACAACGGACGATGCAAGTGGGGAAGAAGCAGATACTGAAGACACAGATGATAGCAGTAAAGGTGGCGCAGGAGACATTTCAAAAGGAGAAGGGACGTCCGAATTAGAAATTGGTGACACCGGTGAAGTACAATCAACGTTAGGTACATTTAACGTCACTGTAACTGAAGTCACTTTTCCTGAGACATTAGATGATATGGAACCTGAGTTTAGTGACGGTCTGTATGTCGTTGTAAGTGCAACAGTTGATAATACCTCTGGCCAACCAATAAATGCTGAAGATATCGCATTTACCTGGTTAAATAACTTAGATAGTGAAACTTCCACTGAAAATTACGGGACGTTCGAGGAAGTTCAGAACTTTGAAGGTGAAATCGCACCAAGTGAAACGATGGAGGGCGAATTTGCCTTCGAAGCTGGCTACACAAGCAACTATCAGTTCCAAATTGGGAATGAATCGTATTCCAACGTCTTGCTTTGGAATGTTGAAGCACCAGAACAAGCACAGTAA
- a CDS encoding FHA domain-containing protein, whose amino-acid sequence MKANHFKYTFSYINEFGVKDLGSLNGTTLNGEKMVPYKVYSLSNKDVIGFAKVHYTFEQDASA is encoded by the coding sequence ATGAAAGCCAATCATTTCAAATATACTTTTTCATATATCAATGAATTTGGTGTGAAAGATTTAGGCTCACTAAATGGTACAACATTAAATGGAGAGAAGATGGTCCCGTATAAAGTGTACAGTCTATCCAACAAGGATGTCATTGGTTTTGCCAAGGTGCACTATACATTTGAACAGGATGCTTCCGCATGA
- a CDS encoding PP2C family protein-serine/threonine phosphatase produces MKNRQWDIGVTSVEGPHKDINEDSGFAKVFANKGGDPYTVAVVADGMGGYRAGDEASELVVNAVHQWAAEEAPTLLGLSHPYSHISRSLDQKMQKLNDTLLDWSANGKKAGSTVSILFLHGDHYVIRHIGDSRIYSLSDDVQGSVSHEFTDDTTMPLHAHAPQVTLVTEDHSWVAKQMKEGRLSKEEARVHPKRNVLLACLGIEYGCQTYHRDGKIESDQLFLLCSDGFYTQFPESEIEELMRFSRVYEDVQEASRRLAVQAEQRDTKDNVTVVIVRPAKKAQGSSFWKALFTKTKE; encoded by the coding sequence ATGAAGAACAGGCAATGGGATATCGGTGTCACCTCTGTAGAGGGACCTCACAAAGATATTAATGAGGACAGCGGGTTCGCCAAGGTTTTCGCGAACAAAGGTGGTGATCCATATACAGTTGCCGTTGTTGCGGATGGCATGGGGGGCTATCGTGCAGGCGACGAGGCAAGTGAGCTCGTTGTAAATGCAGTCCATCAATGGGCAGCAGAGGAAGCGCCAACGTTGCTGGGGTTGAGCCATCCGTACAGTCATATCAGTCGCAGTTTAGACCAAAAGATGCAAAAACTTAATGACACTCTGCTGGACTGGAGCGCGAATGGCAAGAAAGCGGGAAGCACCGTCTCGATCTTGTTTCTTCACGGAGACCACTACGTCATTAGGCATATTGGAGATAGTCGCATATATAGCTTGTCCGATGATGTCCAAGGTTCAGTGTCGCATGAGTTTACAGATGATACAACGATGCCGTTACACGCGCATGCTCCACAAGTAACGCTTGTGACGGAGGATCATTCTTGGGTGGCGAAGCAAATGAAGGAAGGTCGTCTCTCAAAAGAGGAAGCAAGGGTTCACCCAAAACGGAATGTTCTTCTCGCATGTCTTGGAATCGAATATGGCTGCCAAACGTATCATCGGGACGGAAAAATCGAGTCGGATCAACTGTTTCTCCTGTGCAGTGATGGTTTTTATACGCAGTTTCCAGAAAGCGAAATAGAAGAGCTCATGCGTTTTAGTCGTGTGTATGAAGATGTGCAGGAAGCAAGCCGACGATTAGCTGTCCAGGCGGAACAACGAGACACGAAGGACAACGTGACAGTAGTGATCGTCAGACCAGCAAAAAAAGCACAAGGAAGTTCATTTTGGAAAGCATTGTTCACAAAAACAAAGGAGTGA
- a CDS encoding DUF4352 domain-containing protein, which yields MTIAKQINWKTIMAGTALSAMLVLSACSGGGEEAPEEEPTSEPGTTEDASTEVDDTDEAGTDDNETPDSDSGDADESSDELSWGEGETQLELGETGEIHSTLGKYDITVSNVSYPETVDGEPIGYEDATYVLVDVSINNKTENALPAEEVSISGIGSKDDAAYSENRTIYEEIENFTGEIPPGETMEGEVLFRSTMEDEFQIRFGNSAVSNELFWNFEGPNAE from the coding sequence ATGACAATCGCAAAACAAATCAATTGGAAAACAATCATGGCAGGAACAGCGTTATCAGCTATGCTCGTCCTATCGGCATGTAGTGGTGGAGGAGAAGAGGCTCCAGAGGAAGAGCCTACATCCGAACCAGGGACTACGGAAGATGCCTCTACCGAGGTGGATGATACAGATGAAGCAGGTACAGATGATAACGAGACGCCAGATTCAGACAGTGGAGACGCTGATGAAAGTTCTGATGAACTTTCATGGGGAGAAGGAGAAACGCAACTTGAGCTCGGAGAAACTGGTGAGATCCATTCGACCTTGGGTAAGTATGATATTACGGTTTCAAATGTTAGTTACCCAGAAACAGTAGATGGTGAGCCTATCGGCTATGAAGATGCCACTTATGTTCTAGTCGATGTTTCTATTAACAATAAAACAGAAAATGCATTGCCTGCTGAGGAAGTCTCTATTTCTGGAATAGGATCAAAGGATGATGCTGCATACAGTGAAAATAGAACTATTTATGAGGAAATCGAAAACTTCACAGGAGAAATTCCACCAGGTGAAACAATGGAGGGTGAGGTATTATTCAGATCGACAATGGAAGATGAATTTCAAATTCGATTTGGAAACAGTGCAGTCTCAAATGAGCTTTTTTGGAATTTCGAGGGACCTAACGCAGAATAA
- a CDS encoding PP2C family protein-serine/threonine phosphatase: protein MRSRQWDIGVTSVEGPHKDINEDNGFAKTFANKRGDPYTVAVVADGMGGYRAGDEASELVVKAVNQWAVEEAPTLLGLSHPNSHISRSLDQMMQKLNNTLLEWSANGKKAGSTVSILFLHRDHYVIRHIGDSRIYSLSDDVQEARAHEFTDDTTMPLHTHAPQVTLVTEDHSWVAKQMKEGRLSKEEARVHPKRNVLLACLGIEYGCQTYHRDGKIESDQLFLLCSDGFYTQFPESEIEELMRFSRVYEDVQEASRRLAVQAEQRDTKDNVTVVIVRPAKKAQERSFWKALFTKTKE, encoded by the coding sequence ATGAGGAGCAGGCAATGGGATATCGGCGTCACCTCTGTAGAAGGGCCTCATAAGGACATTAATGAGGACAACGGGTTCGCAAAGACTTTTGCGAACAAGCGTGGTGACCCATATACAGTTGCCGTTGTTGCGGATGGCATGGGGGGCTATCGTGCGGGCGACGAGGCAAGTGAGCTCGTTGTCAAAGCAGTGAACCAATGGGCCGTTGAAGAAGCCCCAACGTTGTTGGGCTTGAGTCATCCCAACAGTCACATCAGTCGCAGTTTGGATCAAATGATGCAAAAACTTAATAACACCCTGTTAGAATGGAGCGCGAATGGCAAGAAAGCCGGAAGCACCGTCTCCATTTTGTTTCTTCATAGAGACCACTATGTCATTAGGCATATTGGCGATAGCCGCATTTACAGCTTGTCCGATGACGTCCAAGAGGCACGGGCGCATGAGTTTACAGATGATACAACGATGCCGTTACACACGCATGCTCCACAAGTAACGCTTGTGACGGAGGATCATTCTTGGGTGGCGAAGCAAATGAAGGAAGGTCGTCTCTCAAAAGAGGAAGCAAGGGTTCACCCAAAACGGAATGTTCTTCTCGCATGTCTTGGAATCGAATATGGCTGCCAAACGTATCATCGGGACGGAAAAATCGAGTCGGATCAACTGTTTCTCCTGTGCAGTGATGGTTTTTATACGCAGTTTCCAGAAAGCGAAATTGAAGAGCTTATGCGTTTCAGTCGTGTGTATGAAGATGTACAGGAAGCAAGCCGACGATTGGCTGTCCAGGCGGAACAACGAGACACGAAGGACAACGTAACAGTAGTGATCGTCAGACCAGCAAAAAAAGCACAAGAACGTTCATTTTGGAAAGCATTGTTCACAAAAACAAAGGAGTGA
- a CDS encoding DUF4352 domain-containing protein, whose translation MTIAKQINWKTIMAGTALSAMLVLSACSGGGEDAPEEEPVTTEPGTTEDATTEEEPDEATSDDEKTNEDTIDSSSDENTDELSKGEGEQELELGETGEIVSFLGTYEVTIENPIFKQDVGGEDLSSEGGTWVIVDATFKNTSDKPLNSYDIIDGSIYNEESDVRMENVYYQEEYLVPEEELAPGEEIATKMIFATTKSSGYQVIIGNDTYSNVLMWNIESQNMAE comes from the coding sequence ATGACAATCGCAAAACAAATCAATTGGAAAACAATTATGGCAGGAACCGCTTTATCAGCCATGCTCGTCCTATCGGCATGTAGTGGTGGAGGAGAAGACGCTCCAGAGGAAGAACCCGTGACTACAGAACCGGGAACAACGGAGGATGCAACAACTGAAGAAGAACCTGATGAAGCAACTTCGGATGACGAAAAAACTAATGAAGATACTATAGACTCAAGCAGTGATGAAAACACAGATGAGCTATCTAAAGGCGAAGGAGAACAAGAGTTAGAACTAGGTGAGACAGGAGAAATAGTTAGTTTTCTTGGCACATATGAGGTCACTATCGAAAATCCAATCTTTAAGCAAGATGTAGGCGGAGAAGACCTATCAAGTGAAGGGGGAACTTGGGTAATTGTAGATGCTACATTTAAAAATACATCTGATAAGCCATTAAACTCATACGATATTATTGACGGATCAATCTATAACGAGGAATCAGATGTTAGGATGGAAAATGTATACTACCAAGAGGAGTATCTGGTACCTGAAGAAGAGCTTGCACCAGGAGAAGAGATTGCCACAAAAATGATTTTTGCAACGACAAAATCAAGTGGTTACCAAGTCATTATAGGGAACGATACTTATTCAAATGTCTTAATGTGGAATATTGAAAGTCAAAACATGGCTGAATGA
- a CDS encoding DUF4352 domain-containing protein, whose translation MTITKQINWKTIMAGSALSAMLVLLACSGGEEVPEEESTTEAGTTEDASTEVNETDEEDTNDNEAPDSDSAESDENSDELSWGKGETELELGEIGEIQSTLGTFEATISDVSYLDVLDGENVGEGGVYVLAKVSITNTSDDALDAGEVSRAEIKNVDSDVSLQNVTYFEEVNNFEGDIAPGETVEGEVFSIQGISSEFKIILGNRATSNLLVWTVDGPESSS comes from the coding sequence ATGACAATTACAAAACAGATCAATTGGAAAACAATTATGGCAGGATCCGCTTTATCAGCCATGCTCGTCCTATTGGCATGTAGTGGTGGAGAAGAGGTTCCAGAAGAAGAATCCACAACCGAAGCAGGAACAACAGAAGATGCCTCCACTGAAGTGAATGAAACCGATGAAGAAGATACGAATGATAACGAAGCGCCAGACTCAGACAGTGCAGAGAGTGATGAAAATTCAGATGAACTTTCATGGGGAAAAGGAGAAACAGAGCTTGAGCTCGGGGAGATTGGTGAAATCCAATCAACATTGGGGACATTTGAAGCTACGATAAGTGATGTTTCTTATCTTGATGTATTAGATGGTGAGAACGTAGGAGAAGGCGGTGTTTATGTACTTGCAAAAGTTTCTATCACAAACACGTCGGATGATGCACTGGATGCTGGAGAAGTATCAAGAGCAGAGATTAAGAATGTAGATAGCGATGTTTCTTTGCAGAATGTCACCTATTTTGAGGAAGTCAATAATTTCGAAGGTGACATAGCGCCTGGTGAAACAGTAGAAGGCGAGGTTTTTTCTATACAAGGCATAAGTAGTGAATTTAAGATTATCTTAGGGAATAGAGCGACTTCAAATCTACTCGTATGGACAGTCGATGGTCCAGAATCGTCTTCATAG
- a CDS encoding DUF4352 domain-containing protein — MGTYALTVSEITFPKTLDGEKPDGQGIFIVAVLEIKNMSDEPIDAEEVADAWLINVKDDIRVENRSYYEEVKNFEGNIQPGESLQGELAFYELPSEQYQIKIGHSTYSNVLLWNFMGPNNEQ, encoded by the coding sequence ATAGGTACGTACGCGCTCACTGTGAGTGAGATCACATTTCCCAAAACGTTAGATGGCGAGAAACCAGATGGTCAAGGGATATTTATTGTTGCAGTATTAGAAATTAAAAATATGTCTGATGAGCCAATAGATGCTGAGGAAGTGGCCGATGCATGGTTAATCAATGTAAAAGATGATATTCGTGTGGAAAACAGAAGCTACTATGAAGAAGTAAAGAACTTTGAAGGCAACATACAGCCGGGGGAATCTTTGCAAGGGGAACTTGCTTTTTATGAGCTTCCATCAGAACAATATCAAATTAAAATTGGACATAGCACGTATTCGAATGTATTGCTTTGGAATTTTATGGGTCCTAATAATGAGCAATAG